From Symphalangus syndactylus isolate Jambi chromosome 17, NHGRI_mSymSyn1-v2.1_pri, whole genome shotgun sequence, one genomic window encodes:
- the P2RY12 gene encoding P2Y purinoceptor 12, whose protein sequence is MQAINNLTSAPGNTSLCTRDYKITQVLFPLLYTVLFFVGLITNGLAMRIFFQIRSKSNFIIFLKNTVISDLLMILTFPFKILSDAKLGTGPLRTFVCQVTSVIFYFTMYISISFLGLITIDRYQKTTRPFKTSNPKNLLAAKILSVVIWAFMFLLSLPNMILTNRQPRDKNVKKCSFLKSEFGLVWHEIVNYICQVIFWINFLIVIVCYTLITKELYRSYVRTRGVGKVPRKKVNVKVFIIIAVFFICFVPFHFARIPYTLSQTRDVFDCTAENTLFYVKESTLWLTSLNACLDPFIYFFLCKSFRNSLISMLKCPNSATSLSQDNRKKEQDGGDPNEETPM, encoded by the coding sequence ATGCAAGCCATCAACAACCTCACCTCTGCGCCTGGGAACACCAGTCTGTGCACCAGAGACTACAAAATCACCCAGGTCCTCTTCCCACTGCTCTACACTGTCCTGTTTTTTGTTGGACTTATCACAAATGGCCTGGCGATGAGGATTTTCTTTCAAATCCGGAGTAAatcaaactttattatttttcttaagaacACAGTCATTTCTGATCTTCTCATGATTCTGACTTTTCCATTCAAAATTCTTAGTGATGCCAAACTGGGAACAGGACCACTGAGAACTTTTGTGTGTCAAGTTACCTCcgtcatattttatttcacaatgtatatcagtatttcattcctggGACTGATAACTATCGATCGCTACCAGAAGACCACCAGGCCATTTAAAACATCCAACCCCAAAAATCTCTTGGCGGCTAAGATTCTCTCTGTTGTCATCTGGGCATTCATGTTCTTACTCTCTTTGCCTAACATGATTCTGACCAACAGGCAGCCGAGAgacaagaatgtgaagaaatgCTCTTTCCTTAAATCGGAGTTCGGTCTAGTCTGGCATGAAATAGTAAATTACATCTGTCAAGTCATTTTCTGGATTAATTTCTTAATTGTTATTGTATGTTATACACTCATTACAAAAGAACTATACCGGTCATATGTAAGAACGAGGGGTGTAGGTAAAGTCCCCAGGAAAAAGGTGAACGTCAAAGTTTTCATTATCATTGCTGtattctttatttgttttgttcctttccattttgCCCGAATTCCTTACACCCTGAGCCAAACCCGGGATGTCTTTGACTGCACCGCTGAAAATACTCTGTTCTATGTGAAAGAGAGCACTCTGTGGTTAACTTCCTTAAATGCATGCCTGGATCCGttcatctattttttcctttgcaaGTCCTTCAGAAATTCCTTGATAAGTATGCTGAAGTGCCCCAATTCTGCAACATCTCTGTCCCAGGACAAtaggaaaaaagaacaggatggTGGAGACCCAAATGAAGAGACTCCAATGTAA